A single region of the Chryseobacterium culicis genome encodes:
- a CDS encoding DUF5715 family protein: MRKFLCVVFVPFIYSLHYSQTAKKAFPCYDLATVLKVEPTPLYKPHLDASKSFGVQLLKDSKTIQKYINKGKFHKIKKSGKGYQVQRLDYSRAYMVSKAKTTLEKIGSKFSKDTKGGTFTVSSITRTLEDQCRLRRVNSNASLGISSHNYGNSFDISYIRFNNVLKYNPKMEAALEKVLKYYEKAGRIYYIKEKQQSCYHITVKNY; the protein is encoded by the coding sequence ATGAGAAAGTTTCTTTGTGTGGTCTTTGTACCTTTTATTTATAGTTTACATTATTCGCAGACAGCTAAAAAAGCTTTTCCCTGCTATGATCTTGCCACTGTATTGAAGGTTGAGCCTACGCCACTTTATAAACCTCATCTTGATGCCTCAAAGAGTTTTGGGGTACAATTGCTGAAAGATTCCAAAACCATACAGAAATATATCAACAAAGGGAAATTCCACAAAATAAAAAAATCCGGTAAAGGATATCAGGTTCAGAGACTTGATTATAGTAGGGCTTATATGGTATCCAAAGCAAAAACTACCTTGGAAAAAATAGGTTCCAAGTTCAGCAAGGACACAAAAGGCGGTACATTTACTGTTTCCTCCATTACCAGAACTCTTGAAGACCAGTGCAGGCTGAGAAGAGTGAATTCTAATGCCTCATTAGGAATTAGTTCTCATAATTATGGGAACTCTTTTGACATTTCTTATATTAGGTTCAACAATGTTTTAAAATACAATCCGAAAATGGAAGCTGCTCTGGAGAAAGTTTTAAAGTATTATGAGAAGGCTGGTAGAATATATTATATCAAAGAGAAGCAACAGAGCTGTTATCATATTACTGTGAAAAATTATTAA